TAAATTGTCGCCAGGCTCATCAAAATAGCCATCCGATACTGTCACAACAGGACCCATTTCAAGGAGTTCACTAACGGTAACAAACTCATAGCCGAGTTTCTGCAACGCAGGGACTAATTGCGGCACGAGGAGATGTGTCTTTTGCGGGACAGCGTTGGCGTGCATCAAAATAATCGCACCGGGTTGTACCTTACTCAAATCCCACTCGACCAGCATCTCCACTGTACGTTCCAGCTCATCCTGCTCCCCTTCCACAGACCACTGAATCATCGGCAGTCCCATCTCGGCAAGAATATCGCCCGTATGCTCATTGTTCCGGCCATAGGGCAAACGCAACAGCCGCATAGCGGGTTGCACAAAGGCCATTTCCTGCTCCAGACCACGCTGCCTTGCACGTGTTGCCAGTCTTTCATACAACAACTCATACTGAACCTGCGTCCAATCGACTTGCTGCCTCACTTCCTCTTCATTCATCAGGGCAAAATTGCCATGGGTCCAGGCGTGGTTACCCACCTCAAAAAGCGGGTCGGCCATGAGCTGCATCGCTTTATCCGGATGGCTGCGCATCCATTTGCCGCCAGCAAAAAAGGTGGCCTTCACGCCCTGGCTACGCAGGTAATTGATGATCTCATAGCGATACCCGGCCAAGTGAGGAGCGCGTTCGCAGAGGTCGAACGTTAAGGCAATCACCTTGCGACCATTTACTGGCTCAATCCGGGTAATCACCTGTTGATGATCGACCGGGACAGGTGGCAGCACGTGTTTCGGCTCCAGACGTGCGGGAGGGCGCAAATCAGGTTCAGATAACGTCATACGAGCAAGGTCGCTATCCGATCCTGCCAGTTGATCATCACACCACAGACTTTTGAGCAATTTTTCAGAACCAAACGAAGTATGAGGAACCTTCACACTGGCAGAACAACCACTCAGGACAAACAAAACAACAAGAGCTAAAGTCAATCGAATCAGAAACATGCAAAGCTCCAATAGAAGGATTGAGACAGAAACCACCCTGGGGACATTCTATTTTGTCCCCTTTTCCGTCAAGAAAAAAAGGAAATGGACAACAGAATAAGCTGTCTATTTTAAAAACAATGATCTTTTTTCGACGCCACTGTGTATGATTAGCTAATAGCCGTTACAAGTCCCCCTCTCAACCCTCCACATTGCTTCACATCCGTAGTACGGAGATAATGTGACGGTATGAAGCAATGAATTCTGACCGCCGCGCCGGATGATACAACTGGCGCACCCATGTTCAAGTCTGCCCTGTAGATTCCAGCCATCTCTCTGGTTTTTATTGGACCTTCTTGGTAGTCCAAACAAAGGAGTCTCGTTATGACAAAGTCCACATTATCTGTTGGTGATCCAATTGAAGCCCGTTGCACGAAATGCCGCAAAAACAGAAACCATGTCATCGTCTCAATAAGCGACGAAGGGCCGGATAATGTCCAGTGTAAGACCTGCGAACATCAGCACAAATATAAGCCGCCGACAATATCGAAGACCCCGGCAGAGAAAGCCGCCATCAGGACTAAGGAAGCCGAATGCATACAGAGTGCAGCTGAGCGAAAAAAATGGAAGGCCTTACTGCCGGGTATGGACAGCGCTAAAGCGCAGATTTATTCCATGACCGCGAGTTATAAGGTTAACGCCCTGATCATGCACCCCGTGTTCGGACTCGGCCAGGTGCAGCGCCTGCTCGGCGCGCAAAAGGTCGAAATTCTTTTTGAGGATGGCAAGAAAACAATGCGCTGCAAATAATTCACTTTGCAGTTGTTTTCCCATAAAGGGACAGGATAGCTGCTCCTCACAGATTAGCAATAGCCCGGTTTTGCTCGTTTTCCAAAAAAACTATCCGGGGGTTGAAGGGTTGTCCTTTAACCAACTGACAAAGCGGCTGGTCGATCCTTTGGACAATATCC
This is a stretch of genomic DNA from uncultured Desulfuromonas sp.. It encodes these proteins:
- a CDS encoding polysaccharide deacetylase family protein; the protein is MFLIRLTLALVVLFVLSGCSASVKVPHTSFGSEKLLKSLWCDDQLAGSDSDLARMTLSEPDLRPPARLEPKHVLPPVPVDHQQVITRIEPVNGRKVIALTFDLCERAPHLAGYRYEIINYLRSQGVKATFFAGGKWMRSHPDKAMQLMADPLFEVGNHAWTHGNFALMNEEEVRQQVDWTQVQYELLYERLATRARQRGLEQEMAFVQPAMRLLRLPYGRNNEHTGDILAEMGLPMIQWSVEGEQDELERTVEMLVEWDLSKVQPGAIILMHANAVPQKTHLLVPQLVPALQKLGYEFVTVSELLEMGPVVTVSDGYFDEPGDNLYVDDLFGGKGTLGRVQ